The Drosophila simulans strain w501 chromosome 3R, Prin_Dsim_3.1, whole genome shotgun sequence genome contains the following window.
ttattttgcGATGATTGTGttgcgaaaatgaaaatagttATAACCGAAATGACGCTAAAATCAAAACGTAGCTCCACTGGCCACGTCGCTTGAGTAGTTTGAGTTTTAAATCACCGATTTCGGGCATAtcttaaatttagttttttttaacatcaaactaataattaagtgtaaaaaaattttaattaacaatagTTTAAGCATTTACAATTTTAGCATAACAATAAGTCTTTATGGAATTTTTCTTCGGAATGTTAAagataaaaacatatattgcGATTGATCacaaaatgtggaaatggtCCTTCGAGCATTTTAAGTTCGTCTTGGTCACATTATAATAAGGCACATCTAGTCGGTAACAAATGGCTCGAAACGCTTGAGCACCGCGTGCATGGATGGACGATCCTGCGGATCCAGGGCTGTACAGTGCAAGCCCGCCTCGATGGCGCACATGCACATGTCCAGCTCCTTGCCCATCGGTGCTGCCAAGTGCTTCTCCAGCAGCTCCTTCCGGTTTTGCCGCCACTGCTGTTTGACGTAGTCCAGCAAATTCTTCTTCGTCTCGTTTTCCGGCACACGATCCGTCACCTGACGACCCGTGAACACCTCCAACAGCACAATGCCGAAGCTGTAGACGTCCACGCCCGTGCTGAGTTGTCTGAAGTTGCGGAACTCCGGTGGCAGGTAGATCTTGGTGccgaaaactttgttcacttCCACCACAGCGTCCAAGGACTTGGGACCCTCGCGCACCAGCCCAAAGTCTCCGATTTTTGGCAGCAGACATTGATCGAGCAAGATGTTGGCCGGCTTGATGTCTCCATGGATCAGCGGAGTACCTCGCGCCGTGTGCAGGAAGTAGATGCCTCTGTGGACACGAAATGAAAAGTTAAAGTAGGTTGTTACGACTAAAGATACGATAAATCCCACCTAGCTGTGCCGAGGCTGATGCTAAACCGCTGCTGCCAGGTGAGTGCTGGTAGTGGGTTTTGTGCCTTATGAGCTCGTAGACGAGCCTCCAGGGAACCGCCCTTCATTAGCTGGTAGACAAGACACGGCTTTCCACCTTTGATGCTGTATCCGTAGAGGGCCAGGATGTTGTCGTGCCGGATGCTGTTTAAATACTTGAGTTCGTTGTAGCTTTGCTGCAGCTCCACCATTTTCTGGTCGATGTTGGGACTGCGGTAGTTCATCACCTTGATGGCCACGTCCAGTTGCTTCCATTTGCCGCGGTACACGTCGCCAAATCCGCCCTGTCCCAGTCGATTATCCGGGCTCCAGCCGTCCGTGGCGTTTTCCAGCTCCGCATAATCGATCTCCAGCAAGGATTCGGCTGCCCTCTGGACCGTGCTTATGTGTATATTGCCCAGGGACTCCAGGCTGGGAATCTCCTCCGTTGCCGTTGTGCTGGTGCGATTGTTGTTTGAGTTGCTGACGCCCGAGGAGGAGGGAAACGGCGGGCCATTGTCCACTTTGGCACTGGAATCGGGAGCAGCGCGCAGCTCGCTGATGGTGGGCACGCTCCTGGGTATGTACTTGTGCAGATCCTCGCTAACGTAGTCTTTGATCAGACGCATGGCATTGTGCAGCTTCAATCTAAGGAAAGAGAAGTCATTTCTGGGATCTCGGCGGTTATTATCTCAAACTGACTCACTTTTTgaacaaagcaaacaacgtTTGCACCGTGTGATTGTACTGGCCTCCCCAAATGTTGAGAAACTCATTGGAGGCTGAGCGGCCGCGCTGTTTCTGGCTGCTTATCTGCTCCACCTGGTCGGGATAGAGTTTAACGGCCGTGGCCAGCTGCTGCCACACGTCCAGGGCATCCAAGTGGGCACATAGCTGGGCTCGCACGGGCAACGGCAGCAGTCGGATGGCCATTGTGTTGTCCAAGTGGGAGCGCGACCTGGTCCTGTTGCCATTCGCTTGGTTTTGGGCCTGCGCCTCAGCCTCGGCGGTCTGGACGCCACTCATCTTTCACTGTTGGGCGAGCGGTTCAACCGGTTGCGACTGATTCATGCGGCTCCGGATGCAAGAGTGCCCGTGGGATGAGGGGTTGGCGACGCTGGTAACCTGTTGCAGCGAAACGAAAATCGCTTTTGGGTAAATTCCCAACTCGATTCGATGAAAACCTGCGGATGACTTGTTAACAGTGCGGCTTACAGCAACACAACAAGTGATGGCAGCTTAACAGAGCGAAGCAGTCTGGCAACGCTGCCAATGTCTGGCAAATTATACACTGGAAACAGTTGTAGGTACTTAAAATTCATAACTTAATAGAAAGCAGAGGAACTATTTAAAATGCTCGATTTTTGGTTTATCTACATATTTTCtacatattttctttaatatgcacattattttgtttatcaaaatatctttaaagAAGACCAAACTTTGTTTatcaaaatatctttaaagAAGACCAAATGCAAGCATGGTGTGACCAAATGCGCCGTGCAGTTTGCTGGTCTTGCGTCGTTTTCAGGCGTCTCTCCAGCTGGCCACACTGCTCCGCCTACCATCGTCACGAACGCATTGCTATCGCTATTTCTTCGCTTCGCCCATTTATAATTCATCAAATACGTCAATTAGCCCACCACCAGCGAACGGAAAAGCCTCAAGCTGGCGGAGAAAAAGGTCCAAATGGCGCTGTGCCAGACATCGGTGGTGAGTGTCCGTCAAGATCCCCGAGATCCGGTAATTGTGTCAGCGGCGGTGGCTCCATTGCATCCGACATATGGATGGCATCCTACCAAGGAGTTTCTCCAtttcctccagctccacctccTTCCGCCGCTCACGCGGGAAAGTGAAAGCTTTCCCAGTGGTCATGGTAGTTACTACAAAACGATAGTTACTACTGCTGAAATCCGAGATACCGAAACTGCAACCTCTcgagtgtgcatgtgtgtgcgtgcgagtgCGTATCTGTCTGGCTGTCGTTGTATTGGTGCGTTCGTTGCCTTGCAGTCTTGTTGTTTCTTGCCCTctggatttttcgattttcggcTTTTCCGCGGAGCACTTGGAACTCCCATGGCGGGGGGTTATATTTAGCAGTAATACACGCTGCGTAGCTTGTGCTATTATC
Protein-coding sequences here:
- the LOC27207937 gene encoding serine/threonine-protein kinase pelle is translated as MSGVQTAEAEAQAQNQANGNRTRSRSHLDNTMAIRLLPLPVRAQLCAHLDALDVWQQLATAVKLYPDQVEQISSQKQRGRSASNEFLNIWGGQYNHTVQTLFALFKKLKLHNAMRLIKDYVSEDLHKYIPRSVPTISELRAAPDSSAKVDNGPPFPSSSGVSNSNNNRTSTTATEEIPSLESLGNIHISTVQRAAESLLEIDYAELENATDGWSPDNRLGQGGFGDVYRGKWKQLDVAIKVMNYRSPNIDQKMVELQQSYNELKYLNSIRHDNILALYGYSIKGGKPCLVYQLMKGGSLEARLRAHKAQNPLPALTWQQRFSISLGTARGIYFLHTARGTPLIHGDIKPANILLDQCLLPKIGDFGLVREGPKSLDAVVEVNKVFGTKIYLPPEFRNFRQLSTGVDVYSFGIVLLEVFTGRQVTDRVPENETKKNLLDYVKQQWRQNRKELLEKHLAAPMGKELDMCMCAIEAGLHCTALDPQDRPSMHAVLKRFEPFVTD